The sequence TCCGAGTGAAGCTACTCTTTATATCAAGACATCTCATAGTGGCATTCTCATTGTGTCactatatgtagatgatattatctacactggAAGTTCAAAGGAGATGATAGCAGAGTTCAAAGGTGAGATGATGAGACAATATGAGATGACTGATCTAGGATTACTTCATCATTTCCTTGGTCTTGGGGTACTGCAGACAGATAATTACATCTTCTTGcatcaaaagaaatatgcaaagACTTTGCTTGAGAAATTTGGACTTAAGGATTGCAAGCCGGTTGCAACACCATTAGCTATGAATGAAAGACTTACAAAAGTAGATGGAAGTGATCTGGCAGATGAGACTTTATATAGACAAATGGTGGGAAGTTTGCTATATTTGACAGCAACAAGGCCAGATATTATGTTTGCAGCAAGCTTATTGGCTAGGTTTATGCACAATCCTACCAAGAAGCATATGGGGACAGCTAAGAGAGTTCTGAGATACATACAAGGCACTGTGAACTATGGAGTTGTTtatgagaaagaaaaaggagCAGTGTTGGTTGGTTATTGTGATAGTGATTGGagtggaagtgaagatgatatgagGAGTACATCTGGCTATGCATTCAATCTTGGTTCTGGTGTGTTTTCTTGGGCCTCAATCAAACAAAGCAGTGTTGCTCTTTCAACCGCAGAGGCAGAATACATCAGTGCAGCAGAAGCTACTGCACAGGCCATTTGGCTAAGATTTGTACTCTCTGATTTCGGGGAAGAACAAGCAGAACCAACTAAGTTGTTGTGTGATAATACTTCAGCAATTGCCATATCAAAGAATCCAGTTCATCATCACAAAACCAGGCACATTAATCGGAAATTTCATTTCATCCGAGATGCACTTCAAGATGGTGAAATTGATCTGATATACTGCAAGACTGAAGAGCAGATTGCAGATATATTCACTAAAGCTTTGGCAAGGGATCGATTTGAATTACTGAGGACAACTTTGGGAGTGATTTCAACACATcacttagaagggagtgttagtTTATAAGTGTATATGCTGAAATGTAATAAGAAGTCAGCTTTAAATATTAGCCCTTGGATCATAGTCCAAGTGTGCAGCTAAGATGTAATCTTAGATTAAGTAATATTTGCTCTTGCTACATGTGCTAAGTGTGTGCGTATGAATCAAATAGAGTAaagagtcttttcttcttcttcaagcttaactctctctttctctaaaactctcattctcctcttcttcactACTCATAGATTGATTGGAACTTACATACAAGATTACAGTCTGTATGCTAACATATTCTTCATTCGCCTACCCTTCTCTCCCTCCATTAACTCTCTAACAAGCTTCTCAACATCATCTCTCTTGACATCATTATTGATCTCCATACCAATGCCCCATTTTTTGCAAGTATAGTGACAGTTCGTTGGCTGATCAGAAAATAACGGCCAACACAGCATAGGCACTCCTGCAGACACACTTTCCAGCGTAGAATTCCAACCACTGTGTGTCAAAAATCCTCCAACTGATGGATGGTT is a genomic window of Malus domestica chromosome 09, GDT2T_hap1 containing:
- the LOC139187764 gene encoding 7-deoxyloganetin glucosyltransferase-like; translated protein: MTPEQLMEFGCGLANSKVSFFWVIRPDLVVGKSAILPPEFVDETKGRSLIASWCPQELVLNHPSVGGFLTHSGWNSTLESVSAGVPMLCWPLFSDQPTNCHYTCKKWGIGMEINNDVKRDDVEKLVRELMEGEKGRRMKNMLAYRL